The Syntrophobotulus glycolicus DSM 8271 DNA window GCCGAGGCTCTCGATCAGGCGCTCAGATGTCTTGATTCGGGAGGCAGGCTGGCCGTGATCACTTTTCACTCTCTTGAGGACAGGACGGTAAAAGAAAAAATCCTGGAGTGGCTGGGCAGATGCACTTGTCCTCAAGGATTCCCGGTCTGTACATGCGGAGCCAGAGCTCAAGTGAAACAGATTACCCGAAAACCGGTCATTCCCTCAAATGAAGAGATAGAGAACAACCCTCGCTCACGCAGCGCAAAATTAAGGGTGGTGGAAAAAATTTGAGGTCTAAAGATAAGGGGAGAAGAATACCATGTTAATGGCACAGAGAAAATTTGAGTACAGCACTCCAAATGAATATCAGAGCTATCCTGAGGAGCTTTTTGATCTCAGGCCGAACCGGACCAAAAAGATAAAAAGCGCGCCGAAGAAAAAAGCCTCCACGGCTATTGGGCTTAAAAGCTTGTGCATGATGATTACCGTTGTGACGATCTTCGGATTAATCGGTGCCAAAACGATACATACAACTGTCGTTAAAGGGGCGGAATTAAAGGCGATTCAGAAAGAGATAGACACTCTGAGCGCGGAAAACACTATGCTGCAAATTGAAAAGGATAAGCTCAGCTCTGTATCGAGAATTGAAAAAGCGGCCTTGGCCATGGGGATGGAAAAGCCACAAGGTACAATTTTTATCGCGAGTAATCTGATTAAGCCTGCAAATACGGCAGGGGTAGAAAATACTCAGCAAAACATAGCAACCCCGGCACCTGAAGCACCTAATACCTTAGCAAGCATTTTCAAAGCCTTTACCAGCTTTTTCGCTATAACCCAGAGATAAGCTATTGAGTAAATCTACCCCGAAACAGGGGGTAGATTTTTTATGATCCAATACGTTCGTATGCATAAAAGAATAGTGTTCCTCTTTGCAATATGTTCGATATTTCTACTGGTGTTGGTTGTCAGACTTGGCATCGTTCAGTTAAGAGATGGGCCGTTTCTAAAGGGAATTGCAGATGACTATCACTTTCGGGGAGTGCCTGTTGCGCCGAAAAGAGGCAATATCGAAGACTGCAATGGCAATGTTCTGGCGATGAGTGTCAGCACTCAAACTGTTTATGCAATTCCGGCTGAAGTAAAAAAATCCGGCCGCGGTGATGAAATCGCAGATAAGCTTGCCAAAATTCTCGGGGAAAACAAGGAGGACATTTTAAAGAGGATCACCAAAAGATCTTCCTTGGAGTATGTAAAAAAGAAGATTCCTGCGGAAAACGCAGCTGAAATCAAGCAGGCCAACCTGCCCGGAATTGGGGTAGTCGAAGATAGCAGCAGGTATTATCCCAATCAGACCCTAGCCGCTCATATTTTAGGATTTGTCGGAATTGACAGTCAGGGACTTGAAGGGATAGAATTTTCTAGGAATAAAGAGCTGACCGGGATTGCCGGGAGTATTCTCACAGAGTATGAAGCAAACGGCATTGAGATGCCCAATGCTTTGCAGCAGTATGTGGACCCGATTCAGGGCAATACGGTAAAATTAACGATTGACAAAAATATTCAGGCTTTTGCCCAAAGAGAATTAGATCAGCTCATGTCCGGTCAGGGACAAAATATGGAAGGCAAAGTGCCCAAGAGTGCTTCGATTTTGGTGATGGAGCCCTCTACCGGAAGGATGCTGGCGATCGCAAGCGCACCCACTTTTGACCCGAATAACTACAAGGATGCCGACCAAAGCACCCGCAGAAATGCAGCCATTCAGAATGGCTATGAACCCGGCTCGACATTCAAGATTATCACCCTGGCAGCGGCTCTTGAAGAAAAGGTGATCAGTAAAGAGGAGCGTTTTTATGACTCGGGCTCTTATACTGTTCTGGGGAAGAATATCCACTGTTGGAAAAGCGGAGGACATGGCAGCCAGACCTTCACTGAGGTTGCGGAAAATTCCTGTAACCCGGGATTTATTGAAATGGGGCAAAGGCTGGGTACGGGTAAGTTTTATCAATATTTGACAGCGTTCGGTTTTGGAGAAAAAACGGGGATTGAAATGTCCGGCGAGGCAACCGGTATCCTCCGCAATAAAAAGAAAGCTACGGCCTTGGATCTGGCGACAATGTCCATCGGGCAGACCAATAATGTCACTCCGATCCAACTGCTGACCGCGGTAAGTGCGGTGGCCAACGGTGGAGTCCTGATGAAGCCTCAGCTTGTTCAGGAAATCATCAATCCACAGGGAGAGGTCGTCGTTCCTTTCGCCAAACAAGAGGTTCGGCGTGTAATCAGTAAAGATACCGCAAAATTGGAAAGAGAGATTCTGGAATCAGTAGTGACGAATGGAACCGGGCGCAGAGCTTTTTTGCCGGGATACAGAGTGGCGGGCAAGACAGGCACGGCGCAGAAAGTAGCGAATGGCTCCTATGTGCAGGGAGAATATATTGCCTCCTTTATCAGCTTTGCACCGGCGGATAATCCACGCTTGGCAATTCTGGCCGTTGTAGACGGGGTTTCATTTTATGGCGGTACGGTCGCTGCCCCGATCGTCCAGTCTGTGATGCTGGATTCTCTGAAATATTTGGGAGTAAAACCCGATATGGGCGCCCCTCTCACCCCAAAGCCTCTGTATGGGGTAGAGTTTCCTATCATTAAAAAAGCAGCTGAGGTTCCTTCTGTTTTAGGGCAGCCGCTGGCCGACGCCCAGGAAGCTTTGAAAAAAGCGGGGTTTCAGGTCATGACCGAAGGCAGCGGAAATACGGTGATCGATCAAATTCCTCATGCCGAGGCCAGTGTTGAACAAGGCTCCTCCATTCTTCTTTATCTGGGTACGGAGGCGGGGAAACAAACACTTGGCTCGTGGTGGCGGGAAATTGACGAAGATGTTGAAGCGATAGAATCAATCGGCCCAAGAATACCGCTCAATGAAAATGAGAATAAATAGAATGAGGACTAAAAAATGGAATCAAACCTCATGAATAGGATTGAACCCGGAATGAACGCGGGCATGGCCCCTAATAAGAAAGGATGATGAGGTTGCCGGAGAAAAACAATACTCTGCAGAGCATATCGGACCAAATTGCTGGAGCAACCTCCAGAGGAAATTTGCAGGTCGGGATAACCGGAGCAAAGATGGACTCCCGCAAGGTTATTCCGGGGGACATTTATATCTGTATTCCGGGTTTTCATGCTGACGGGCATGATTTTGCCGAGGCTGCGGTCAAGGCCGGGGCTGCCGCTTTAGCAGTGGAACGGTACTTGCCTCTGGATGTCCCCCAGATCAAGGTAAGGAATATCCGGCAGACGGCGGGCAAGATTGCCGCGGCGGTTTTCGGTTATCCTTCCCAAAAGCTTGAATTGATTGGGGTAACCGGAACAAACGGTAAGACCACGGTCACCCATCTCATCGAAAGCATTGCGCAAGAGAACGGCAAGAAAACCGGACTGATCGGAACTCTTGGTTCAAGAATCGGAAACAGGGGGATACCCGGGCAGCATACGACACCGGAGTCGGCAGAAATTCAAGATCTTTTGAACCAAATGGTTGAAGAGGGCGTGAATACCGCGGTCATGGAGGTTTCCTCACATGCCCTGGATTTAGGCAGAATTGTCGGCTGCCGGTTTGACACTGCGATTTTTACGAATCTGACGCAGGATCATCTGGACTATCATCAAAGCATGGAAGAATATCTCGCCGCCAAGGGGCTGCTTTTTGCGCAAATGAGCGGAGAAAAGCCCGGGCAGAAAGCCATACTCAATGCTGATGACCAGGCTTCGGAATATTTGATGACCAAAACATCCTGCAGGGTTGTGACATACGGCATCGAAAAAAAAGCAGATTACCAAGCAGAAAAGATCGTGCTTTCAGATAAAGGGATATATTTTGACTTGGTCTACAAGAAGATCCGGGAAAAAGTATTTTTCGCGACTCCCGGAAAGTTCAGCGTCTATAATGTCCTGGCTGCTTATGCCTGGGCTTTGGACAATGGCTATGAATCGGAAAAGGTTCAAAAGGCATTATGCAATTTGCAGGGTGTACCCGGTCGTTTTCAAAGTATACGGAAGGGTCAGCCTTTTTTGGTGATTATCGATTATGCCCATACCCCCGATGGGCTGGAGAATGTCCTTAGTACCGCCAGGGAAATTACGGGCCGAAGGCTGATTACTGTATTCGGCTGCGGAGGGGACCGGGACAGGGGCAAGAGGCCCCTCATGGCCGAAGCGGCATCCGGGTGGAGCGATTATGTGATTGTCACCTCAGATAACCCGAGAACCGAAGATCCGGAAAAAATTATCGGGGATATCCTGCCGGGAATGGGCAAGGTGGATTATGAGGTGATTGTTGACCGGCGCCGGGCGATTCACAGGGCCTGTACTATGGCCGGTGAAGGGGATACTGTACTTATTGCCGGAAAAGGGCATGAAGATTATCAGATTATCGGAACAAGCAAAATCCATTTCGATGACAAGGAAGAAGCAAGCGCGGCACTAAGGAGCAAGGGTTATGCTGGATAGCGCGAAGATCGCCGTACTGCTTAACGGCAGGCTTTACGGCTCGGAGAAAGCAGTGTTTCATCGCTGTACGGCGGACAGCCGTCAGGTTAAAGGCGGGGAAATGTTTATTGCTCTGGCCGGTGAAAAAACGGACGGGCATAAGTATATCGCGCGTGCTTTGCAAAGCGGGGCAGCTATTGTCCTTGCCGAAGAAAAACGCTTGCGGAGGGAAGGAGTCCCCGTTCTGCCGGAAAAGAGCTCCATCATCGCTGTCGAAGACTCTCTCAAAGGATTGCAGCAGTTGGCGGCAATATGGCTGAAGGAGATCGGGGCCAGAGTGATCGGGGTAACCGGCAGCAATGGAAAAACAACGACTAAGGATATGGTGGCCGCTGTTCTGGGAACAAAGTTCAGAGTACATAAAAATGCGGGCAACCTGAATACGGAGATCGGTTTGCCGATGACTGTTCTTGGAGCGCCAAGCGATACTGAGGTTATGGTCCTGGAGATGGGCATGCGCGGCCTGGGTCAAATCAAAACCCTTTGTGAAATCAGCTGCCCCTGTGCTGCGGTGATCACCAATATCGGCGCGACCCACCTTGAATTGCTTGGTTCCCGGGAAAATATAGCCCGGGCCAAGTGGGAAATCGTGGAGAGCCTGCCGGAAGAAGGAATCGCAATTCTCAACACGGAAGACAAAATCAGTATGGAAAAAGCTGCTTCTTATCACGGGAAAACACTGTTCTATGGAATTGAAGGCAAATTTGGCCGGCCGGACCTCTGGGCGGAAGAGATCATCCCAAGCGGGGATACCGGAACGACTTTCCGGGCCCGCTACAAGAAAGAGAATGTCCTTATCCGGCTGCCCCTGCCCGGCAAACACAATGTTTTGGACGCGCTGGCCGCTTTAGGGGCGGGACTCCTGAACGGGGTCAATTTAGAATCAGGCTCGCAAGCTTTGGAAGGACTTCAGATTTCAGCGATGCGCCTGGAAATCTTGCCCGGCTGTCATCAAAGTATCATCATCAATGATGTTTATAATGCCAATCCGGCCTCCGTGAAAGCCTCTCTGGCTGTGCTTAAGGAACGAGGCGGGGCAAAGACGGTCGCTGTTTTAGGTGAAATGTACGAGCTGGGGGCAGCCTCGCAGTCCGGGCACAGGGAAGTGGGAGTTGAGGCGGCCGGGCTGGGAGTGTTAGAATTGGTGACAGTAGGGAAACTGGCGGAAGAAATCGCGGCCGGGGCCCTGCAAAATGGTTTTCTCCCTTCCAGAATCCATATTTGTGAGGATTGTGCGGAGGCGGTCACCGCAACCAAAAAAATCATTGATTTGTTGGGGGCCGGCACATGGGTGTTGATAAAAGGTTCCCGGGGTATGCATATGGAAAAGATCAGCAATGAGCTGAAAACAGATAATAAGCTGTAAAGAGAGGAAAGATCATGCCGGAAAAGATCTTTTGGGCCGTGGGAATTGCCACCTTGGCCAGCCTGATTGCCGGGCCGTTTTTCATCCCGTTACTGCGAATCCTCAAATTTGGGCAGAGTATTCGTGATGAGGGGCCAAAATCCCATTTAAAAAAAGCCGGAACTCCAACAATCGGAGGTCTGATTTTCCTGGTGGGGATCACTGTTGCAGTCCTTATTGCGGCGGCAAAACCCATATCTCCTGTTATCTGGATATCTCTTCTGGCCATGCTGGGATTTGGCTTAATCGGATTTTTAGATGATTTCATTAAGGTGCTGAGACATAGAAACCTTGGTTTGCGCGCCTGGCAGAAGCTCGCGGCTCAGCTTATCCTTGCTTTGCTTCTTGCCTTTGCCTCAGTTTATCTGGGAAGGGGAACTGTGGTTGATTTTCCTTTTACATCATTGAAAATTGACTTTGGTGTTCTTTACTACCCCTTGATCGTCGTCTTAGTCCTGGCAGTCACGAATTCAGTCAATTTAACGGACGGCTTGGATGGTCTGGCTGCCGGCTGTACGATGTTTGCCGCAATAGGCTACCTTGTCATCACGATAGCGGCTGTCAATTACGAGACGGCAAGCGGCGGAGGGACAGCGGCCGATCTGCCCGTTTTTGCGGGCGCGCTGGCCGGAGGCTGCCTGGGTTTTCTGCGTTTCAATTTTTATCCCGCCCGTGTTTTTATGGGCGACTGCGGTTCCCTGGCTCTGGGGGGCGCGCTGGGCGCGCTGGCAATTCTCAGTAAAACTGAGCTGATCCTGATCATCATCGGCGGTGTTTTTGTGATTGAGACACTCTCAGTCATCATTCAGGTCATTTCGTTTAAAACCACCGGCAAAAGAGTTTTACGCATGGCGCCCCTGCACCACCATTTTGAGCTTGGTGGCTGGAGTGAAAAGAAGGTCGTGGGCGTATTCTGGTCAGCTTCGGCACTGTGCACACTTTTGGGGATTGGTGCTTATATCGGTATGTTCAGATAAAATTGATCATTTTGGAGGAAAACATCATGAATTGGCCTGAAATGAACGTTCTTGTTGTTGGGGCCGGTAAAAGCGGCAAAGCCGCGGTACAAAAGCTTTTGGATCTTGGGGCGGAGGTTTTTCTCACTGACAGGCAGCAAACAGATCAAATTGAGGGAATAAATGAGCTGGGATTGGCCGGAGACAGGCTGATCCTGGGGCGGGACCCGGATGTGACCGCGATCAAGCCGGACTTAATTGTCCTTTCTCCCGGAATTTCCCCCGAACTGGCTTTCATTCGGGAAGCCACAGAGAAGGGAATTCCTGTTTGGAGTGAAGTAGAGCTTGCTTTGCGGGATTGTCAAGCCTTAGTGGTGGGGATTACCGGAAGCAATGGCAAAACGACCACAACCACCCTGATTGGAGAACTGGCCAAGAAAACAGGGAGACCGGCAGTTGTCGCCGGGAATATCGGGACAGCGATCAGCGGCAAGGTTGAAGGCCTCGGCTCCCGCGGAATTGTAGTCGCGGAACTGTCCAGTTTTCAATTGGAGTTGATCGACCGGCTGAGAGTGAATATTGCGGTGCTCATTAATATTACACCTGACCACCTGGACAGACACGGTACACTGGAGAATTATGCCGCGGCCAAAGCCAGGATCTTTGAGAACCAGACCGGTAAAGATCTGGCTGTTTTAAGCTGGGATTATCCCATGGTCAGAGAATACGGAAAAATAACTCAGGCTCGTGTGACCTATATCAGTACGGAAGAATTATTGGCAGATGGGATCGGCTTATCAGGCAATGATCTCGTTTGGTCCCGGGATGGAAAGACAACGAAAATCATCGCGAGAAATGAACTGCAATTGAGAGGAAAGCATAACCTGGAAAATGTCATGTGCGGGATAGCGGTCGGGCTGGAAATGGGCTTATCCGGACCTCAGATTGCCGAGG harbors:
- the murD gene encoding UDP-N-acetylmuramoyl-L-alanine--D-glutamate ligase translates to MNWPEMNVLVVGAGKSGKAAVQKLLDLGAEVFLTDRQQTDQIEGINELGLAGDRLILGRDPDVTAIKPDLIVLSPGISPELAFIREATEKGIPVWSEVELALRDCQALVVGITGSNGKTTTTTLIGELAKKTGRPAVVAGNIGTAISGKVEGLGSRGIVVAELSSFQLELIDRLRVNIAVLINITPDHLDRHGTLENYAAAKARIFENQTGKDLAVLSWDYPMVREYGKITQARVTYISTEELLADGIGLSGNDLVWSRDGKTTKIIARNELQLRGKHNLENVMCGIAVGLEMGLSGPQIAEVLRGFAPVAHRQEVVGSYDGILYINDSKGTNPDSAIKALQSYEEPIVLIAGGKNKGLDMTEFLEEAKKRVKSLVLVGKAADDLEIIAKKIGIKNIIKAVDFEDCVDKAIAEAAKGDVVLLSPACTSWDMFKSYEERGELFKTLVRKHYSKPI
- a CDS encoding UDP-N-acetylmuramoyl-L-alanyl-D-glutamate--2,6-diaminopimelate ligase is translated as MRLPEKNNTLQSISDQIAGATSRGNLQVGITGAKMDSRKVIPGDIYICIPGFHADGHDFAEAAVKAGAAALAVERYLPLDVPQIKVRNIRQTAGKIAAAVFGYPSQKLELIGVTGTNGKTTVTHLIESIAQENGKKTGLIGTLGSRIGNRGIPGQHTTPESAEIQDLLNQMVEEGVNTAVMEVSSHALDLGRIVGCRFDTAIFTNLTQDHLDYHQSMEEYLAAKGLLFAQMSGEKPGQKAILNADDQASEYLMTKTSCRVVTYGIEKKADYQAEKIVLSDKGIYFDLVYKKIREKVFFATPGKFSVYNVLAAYAWALDNGYESEKVQKALCNLQGVPGRFQSIRKGQPFLVIIDYAHTPDGLENVLSTAREITGRRLITVFGCGGDRDRGKRPLMAEAASGWSDYVIVTSDNPRTEDPEKIIGDILPGMGKVDYEVIVDRRRAIHRACTMAGEGDTVLIAGKGHEDYQIIGTSKIHFDDKEEASAALRSKGYAG
- a CDS encoding septum formation initiator family protein — translated: MLMAQRKFEYSTPNEYQSYPEELFDLRPNRTKKIKSAPKKKASTAIGLKSLCMMITVVTIFGLIGAKTIHTTVVKGAELKAIQKEIDTLSAENTMLQIEKDKLSSVSRIEKAALAMGMEKPQGTIFIASNLIKPANTAGVENTQQNIATPAPEAPNTLASIFKAFTSFFAITQR
- a CDS encoding UDP-N-acetylmuramoyl-tripeptide--D-alanyl-D-alanine ligase; translated protein: MLDSAKIAVLLNGRLYGSEKAVFHRCTADSRQVKGGEMFIALAGEKTDGHKYIARALQSGAAIVLAEEKRLRREGVPVLPEKSSIIAVEDSLKGLQQLAAIWLKEIGARVIGVTGSNGKTTTKDMVAAVLGTKFRVHKNAGNLNTEIGLPMTVLGAPSDTEVMVLEMGMRGLGQIKTLCEISCPCAAVITNIGATHLELLGSRENIARAKWEIVESLPEEGIAILNTEDKISMEKAASYHGKTLFYGIEGKFGRPDLWAEEIIPSGDTGTTFRARYKKENVLIRLPLPGKHNVLDALAALGAGLLNGVNLESGSQALEGLQISAMRLEILPGCHQSIIINDVYNANPASVKASLAVLKERGGAKTVAVLGEMYELGAASQSGHREVGVEAAGLGVLELVTVGKLAEEIAAGALQNGFLPSRIHICEDCAEAVTATKKIIDLLGAGTWVLIKGSRGMHMEKISNELKTDNKL
- a CDS encoding stage V sporulation protein D, which produces MIQYVRMHKRIVFLFAICSIFLLVLVVRLGIVQLRDGPFLKGIADDYHFRGVPVAPKRGNIEDCNGNVLAMSVSTQTVYAIPAEVKKSGRGDEIADKLAKILGENKEDILKRITKRSSLEYVKKKIPAENAAEIKQANLPGIGVVEDSSRYYPNQTLAAHILGFVGIDSQGLEGIEFSRNKELTGIAGSILTEYEANGIEMPNALQQYVDPIQGNTVKLTIDKNIQAFAQRELDQLMSGQGQNMEGKVPKSASILVMEPSTGRMLAIASAPTFDPNNYKDADQSTRRNAAIQNGYEPGSTFKIITLAAALEEKVISKEERFYDSGSYTVLGKNIHCWKSGGHGSQTFTEVAENSCNPGFIEMGQRLGTGKFYQYLTAFGFGEKTGIEMSGEATGILRNKKKATALDLATMSIGQTNNVTPIQLLTAVSAVANGGVLMKPQLVQEIINPQGEVVVPFAKQEVRRVISKDTAKLEREILESVVTNGTGRRAFLPGYRVAGKTGTAQKVANGSYVQGEYIASFISFAPADNPRLAILAVVDGVSFYGGTVAAPIVQSVMLDSLKYLGVKPDMGAPLTPKPLYGVEFPIIKKAAEVPSVLGQPLADAQEALKKAGFQVMTEGSGNTVIDQIPHAEASVEQGSSILLYLGTEAGKQTLGSWWREIDEDVEAIESIGPRIPLNENENK
- the mraY gene encoding phospho-N-acetylmuramoyl-pentapeptide-transferase — protein: MPEKIFWAVGIATLASLIAGPFFIPLLRILKFGQSIRDEGPKSHLKKAGTPTIGGLIFLVGITVAVLIAAAKPISPVIWISLLAMLGFGLIGFLDDFIKVLRHRNLGLRAWQKLAAQLILALLLAFASVYLGRGTVVDFPFTSLKIDFGVLYYPLIVVLVLAVTNSVNLTDGLDGLAAGCTMFAAIGYLVITIAAVNYETASGGGTAADLPVFAGALAGGCLGFLRFNFYPARVFMGDCGSLALGGALGALAILSKTELILIIIGGVFVIETLSVIIQVISFKTTGKRVLRMAPLHHHFELGGWSEKKVVGVFWSASALCTLLGIGAYIGMFR